Proteins from a genomic interval of Chitinimonas sp. BJYL2:
- a CDS encoding ATP-binding protein, protein MSHPTVSQEPWRSTFQTALTRMRDDPVATMQTGEQMLAEGKAQNDIAQQLYGELTIALSQYFADGSRSNEAALRDLNQRFTALQCRDGMLLARFGMIAVQRVMGRIEEAYRLGHELLLPAIPEEHSLASVLALNTMGIVAQEAGVTDEAIRHFYAALDAARALDMQARVAQITCNIGELFYICGNAEDGETMLWEAREIAKRCGERWLLPFVSFVLALCKLSREDVDGAHEVIAEFIDAGIDTLQTTPSNRGFFLAVAAYTLSQRNELDRAEQLCQLALANIDTYEQRHLKPYSWWASGHLHHARGRLPEAIRDLNRAIDENSDMGYVFMPMKATAELAQIHESRQDWPAALADYKRYHALFERAQGQATRTKLQVVRIQSDLREAEAARRLAEEATRAKSMFLANMSHEIRTPMNAVIGMSHLALKTPLSPKQKDYLQKIHGSAVSLLGIINDILDFSKIEAGKLDLDVSDFALSDVINRVSDLTASQAADKGLDYQVTLPADIPQQLRGDGMRLGQVLTNLVNNAVKFTEQGKVQIQATLEHEDKQGVSLRFSVQDTGIGMTPEQCGRLFQAFTQADGTTTRRFGGTGLGLSIARRLVELMGGRIWVESTPAVGTTFHFTVRMQRGSAAERVSSHDVRSALPDFRDIAVLLVEDNDINQQIAVELLQAVGVVVEVAGNGQEALDLLRLHDRPPYDLILLDVQMPVMDGFETIRAIRADPKLAALPVVAMTAHAMVDDRQRFLAAGMNDHLAKPISPETLFDVLGRWTRQREVHTPNPAEPSSLPLPDIDGLDTASGLARTLGDRALYLDLLDRFAQEQHDVMTRLHAALPSDRALARRLVHTLKSVAGLIGANRVQLLADDIENQLLRPNSQVDTALLPKLDAELSAVLAGYHAFRDSLGVAAREHVELTGLIALLRAQDGEAVDYLDQHRASLVHALPAAVLQRLEKQIRQYNYEAALATLSAQASAVA, encoded by the coding sequence ATGAGCCACCCAACGGTAAGCCAGGAACCCTGGCGGTCTACTTTTCAGACTGCGCTGACGCGCATGCGTGACGATCCCGTCGCCACCATGCAGACCGGCGAGCAGATGCTGGCCGAAGGCAAGGCGCAAAACGACATCGCACAACAGCTTTATGGCGAGCTGACCATTGCCTTGAGCCAGTATTTTGCCGATGGCAGCCGCAGCAACGAGGCCGCCCTGCGCGATCTCAACCAGCGCTTTACCGCACTGCAGTGTCGCGACGGCATGCTGCTGGCCCGCTTTGGCATGATTGCGGTCCAGCGCGTGATGGGCCGCATTGAAGAAGCCTACCGTCTTGGCCATGAGCTGCTGCTGCCCGCCATCCCCGAGGAACACAGTCTGGCCTCCGTGCTGGCCCTCAATACCATGGGCATCGTGGCGCAGGAAGCGGGGGTGACCGACGAGGCGATCCGCCATTTCTATGCAGCCCTCGATGCCGCGCGTGCACTCGACATGCAGGCACGGGTAGCCCAGATCACCTGCAATATCGGGGAACTGTTCTATATCTGCGGTAACGCCGAAGACGGCGAGACCATGCTGTGGGAGGCAAGGGAAATTGCCAAACGCTGCGGCGAGCGCTGGCTGCTGCCCTTTGTGAGCTTTGTGCTCGCCCTGTGCAAACTCTCGCGCGAAGACGTCGATGGCGCGCACGAGGTCATTGCCGAATTCATTGATGCCGGCATCGACACCTTGCAGACCACGCCGTCGAACCGGGGATTCTTTCTGGCAGTAGCTGCCTATACGCTGAGCCAGCGGAATGAACTGGACCGCGCCGAGCAGCTTTGTCAGCTGGCGCTGGCCAATATCGATACCTACGAGCAGCGGCACCTCAAACCCTATTCCTGGTGGGCAAGTGGTCATTTGCACCATGCCAGGGGCCGCCTCCCCGAGGCGATCCGGGATCTCAACCGGGCCATCGATGAGAACAGCGACATGGGCTATGTATTCATGCCCATGAAGGCGACAGCCGAACTGGCGCAGATTCATGAATCCCGTCAGGACTGGCCTGCCGCCCTCGCCGACTACAAGCGCTACCATGCCCTGTTCGAACGCGCCCAGGGTCAGGCCACCCGCACCAAGCTGCAGGTGGTGCGCATCCAGAGTGATCTGCGCGAAGCCGAGGCCGCGCGCCGGCTGGCCGAAGAAGCCACGCGCGCCAAATCCATGTTCCTCGCCAACATGAGCCACGAAATCCGCACGCCGATGAACGCAGTGATCGGCATGTCGCATCTGGCACTCAAGACACCCTTGTCGCCCAAGCAGAAAGACTATCTGCAAAAGATCCACGGCTCGGCCGTGTCACTGCTGGGCATCATCAACGACATCCTCGACTTCTCCAAGATCGAGGCCGGGAAGCTGGATCTGGATGTCTCCGACTTCGCCCTGAGCGACGTGATCAACCGCGTCAGCGATCTCACCGCCAGCCAGGCCGCCGACAAGGGGCTGGACTATCAGGTCACCCTGCCCGCCGACATCCCGCAGCAACTGCGCGGCGATGGCATGCGGCTGGGGCAGGTACTGACCAATCTGGTCAACAACGCCGTCAAGTTCACCGAACAAGGCAAAGTGCAGATCCAGGCCACGCTGGAGCACGAGGACAAACAGGGCGTAAGCCTGCGATTCTCGGTGCAGGACACCGGCATAGGCATGACGCCCGAACAGTGCGGCCGCCTGTTCCAGGCCTTTACGCAGGCAGACGGCACCACCACCCGTCGCTTTGGCGGTACCGGTCTGGGACTCAGCATTGCACGCCGACTGGTGGAACTGATGGGAGGCCGGATCTGGGTGGAAAGCACACCAGCAGTCGGCACGACCTTCCATTTCACCGTACGCATGCAGCGGGGCAGTGCGGCAGAGCGCGTCAGCAGCCACGATGTACGCAGCGCCCTGCCCGACTTCCGGGATATTGCCGTACTGCTCGTCGAGGACAACGATATCAACCAGCAGATTGCGGTAGAGCTGCTGCAAGCCGTCGGCGTGGTGGTTGAGGTGGCCGGCAACGGACAGGAGGCACTCGATCTGCTACGGCTGCATGATCGCCCGCCTTACGATCTGATTCTGCTGGATGTGCAGATGCCCGTGATGGATGGCTTCGAAACCATCCGCGCCATTCGTGCCGACCCCAAACTGGCGGCCCTGCCCGTGGTTGCCATGACCGCTCATGCGATGGTGGATGACCGCCAGCGCTTCCTGGCCGCAGGCATGAACGACCACCTGGCCAAGCCGATCAGTCCCGAGACGCTGTTTGATGTACTGGGACGGTGGACCCGCCAGCGCGAGGTCCACACCCCCAACCCGGCCGAGCCATCGTCCCTGCCCTTGCCGGACATCGACGGGCTCGACACCGCCAGCGGCCTTGCCCGCACGCTCGGCGACCGGGCACTCTATCTGGATCTGCTCGACCGCTTCGCGCAGGAACAGCACGACGTGATGACACGGCTGCATGCGGCCCTGCCCAGCGATCGCGCCCTGGCGCGTCGCCTGGTCCACACCCTCAAGAGCGTGGCAGGCCTGATCGGGGCGAACCGGGTCCAGCTGCTCGCGGACGACATCGAAAACCAGCTGCTCCGTCCCAACAGCCAGGTCGATACAGCACTGCTGCCCAAGCTGGACGCCGAACTCTCGGCCGTGCTGGCTGGCTACCACGCCTTCCGCGATTCACTGGGCGTGGCTGCCCGTGAGCATGTGGAGCTGACCGGGCTGATCGCCCTGCTGCGGGCCCAGGA